The Mycolicibacterium smegmatis genome has a window encoding:
- a CDS encoding IS30-like element ISMsm8 family transposase, whose protein sequence is MGVLDRQRAVRLYRGQIPSPGRPSVAWRQDRVRFWAAIAAGAMTEDAAAEAGVSSPVGFRWFRHAGGVNPCLPETVSGRYLSSDERENIALWRAQGAGVREIARRLKRAPSTISRELRRNASTRTYRLDYKASTAQWHAERRARRPKTAKLVSNDRLRQYVQDKLSGVVRGADGQVIVGPAAAPWKGRNKPHRGDRAWVQAWSPEQIARRLPLDFPDDVTMRISHEAIYQALYVESRGALKRDLVSCLRRGRALRVPRARTRSKAWAHVTPETLISQRPPEVDDRAVPGHWEGDLLIGLQRSAIGTLVERSSRFTMLVHLPREVGYGIIPRTKNGPALAGYGAITMANALEQTITTLPAQLRRSLTWDRGKELSAHAQFSVASGVKVFFADPKSPWQRGTNENTNGLLRQYFPKGTDLSRWSAEDVAAIAHTLNTRPRKTLGWRTPAEAFAEHLHSLHQAGVATTD, encoded by the coding sequence ATGGGTGTGTTGGATCGGCAGCGGGCGGTTCGGTTGTATCGGGGACAGATTCCGTCTCCGGGTCGGCCGTCGGTGGCGTGGCGTCAGGATCGGGTGAGGTTCTGGGCGGCGATCGCTGCGGGGGCTATGACTGAGGACGCCGCTGCCGAAGCGGGCGTGTCGTCGCCGGTTGGGTTCCGCTGGTTCCGTCACGCTGGTGGAGTGAATCCATGCTTGCCAGAAACAGTTTCGGGACGTTACCTGTCCTCGGATGAACGTGAGAACATCGCGTTGTGGCGCGCCCAGGGCGCCGGGGTGCGTGAGATCGCCCGGCGGCTCAAGCGTGCACCGTCGACCATCTCACGGGAGTTGCGCCGCAATGCCTCGACCCGCACCTATCGACTCGACTATAAGGCCTCCACTGCGCAGTGGCACGCCGAGCGGCGCGCCCGCCGCCCCAAGACCGCCAAGCTCGTTAGCAACGACCGGCTGCGTCAGTACGTCCAGGACAAACTGTCCGGCGTCGTTCGCGGCGCTGATGGCCAGGTCATCGTCGGTCCCGCCGCCGCCCCGTGGAAGGGACGCAACAAGCCGCACCGGGGTGATCGGGCCTGGGTGCAGGCATGGAGTCCAGAACAGATCGCTCGACGGCTCCCGCTGGACTTCCCCGATGATGTGACTATGCGGATCAGCCACGAGGCCATCTATCAAGCGCTGTACGTCGAATCTCGCGGTGCGCTGAAGCGGGATCTGGTCAGCTGCCTGCGCCGAGGCCGGGCACTGCGGGTACCGCGGGCACGAACGCGGTCCAAGGCGTGGGCCCATGTCACCCCTGAGACGTTGATCAGCCAACGCCCACCCGAGGTCGATGATCGCGCTGTTCCCGGACATTGGGAGGGTGATCTCCTGATTGGCTTGCAGCGCAGTGCAATCGGCACGCTGGTCGAGCGCAGCAGCCGGTTCACCATGCTGGTCCATCTGCCACGTGAAGTTGGTTACGGGATAATTCCGCGGACCAAGAACGGGCCGGCGTTGGCCGGCTATGGCGCCATCACGATGGCCAACGCTCTGGAACAGACGATCACCACGTTGCCCGCGCAACTGCGTCGGTCGTTGACCTGGGACCGGGGCAAGGAACTGTCGGCGCACGCCCAGTTCTCGGTCGCCTCCGGAGTCAAGGTGTTCTTCGCTGATCCGAAGAGTCCGTGGCAGCGCGGTACCAATGAGAACACCAATGGCCTGTTACGCCAATACTTTCCAAAAGGGACCGACCTCTCAAGATGGTCGGCCGAGGACGTGGCAGCGATCGCCCATACCCTCAACACCAGGCCGCGGAAAACCCTCGGCTGGCGCACTCCCGCGGAAGCCTTCGCCGAACACCTACACTCACTTCATCAAGCCGGTGTTGCGACCACCGATTGA
- a CDS encoding enoyl-CoA hydratase/isomerase family protein: MSLATPLDVTRPRPDIAVLTLNRPEKLNALSYELVEALHGALDDVAADNDCRVVVLTGAGRGFCSGLDLSAPNPPEAAGGTEFPRSGMRWQERIANLTVKLHRLRQPVIAAVNGPAYGGGFALAAASDIRLAAESARFCTQFIKLGIGGCDIGVSYTLPRIIGAGPAFDLILTARAVDATEALRLGLVSRVCADVTAEAMEIAETLCSYGKFGVESTKQVLWANLDAGCLEAALHVENRSQILASTAGVVRAFSEEFRRRPR; the protein is encoded by the coding sequence ATGTCGCTTGCAACCCCGCTCGATGTCACCCGTCCACGCCCGGACATCGCCGTCCTCACGCTCAACCGGCCCGAAAAACTCAATGCGCTTTCGTACGAACTCGTCGAGGCGCTGCACGGCGCCCTCGATGACGTCGCCGCCGACAACGACTGCCGCGTCGTGGTGCTCACCGGGGCCGGTCGCGGCTTCTGTTCGGGCCTGGACCTGAGTGCGCCGAATCCGCCCGAGGCCGCAGGCGGGACGGAGTTCCCGCGCTCGGGCATGCGGTGGCAGGAACGCATCGCGAACCTCACGGTGAAACTGCACCGGCTGCGTCAGCCGGTGATCGCCGCGGTCAACGGGCCGGCGTACGGCGGCGGCTTCGCGCTGGCCGCCGCGAGCGACATCCGGCTGGCCGCCGAATCGGCACGCTTCTGCACGCAGTTCATCAAACTCGGCATCGGCGGATGCGACATCGGCGTCAGCTACACCCTGCCCCGGATCATCGGTGCGGGCCCAGCTTTCGACCTGATCCTCACCGCGCGTGCGGTCGACGCCACCGAAGCCCTACGGCTCGGGCTGGTTTCGCGCGTGTGCGCCGATGTGACCGCCGAGGCCATGGAGATCGCCGAAACGCTCTGCAGCTACGGCAAATTCGGCGTCGAATCGACCAAACAGGTGTTGTGGGCGAACCTGGATGCCGGATGCCTCGAGGCCGCGCTGCACGTCGAGAACCGCAGTCAGATCCTGGCGTCGACCGCAGGCGTGGTGCGCGCGTTCAGCGAGGAGTTCCGCCGCCGTCCACGATGA
- a CDS encoding IS630-like element ISMsm5 family transposase yields MPSSTLVISSEDRVTLESWTRSSTVPAGRVERARIVLAVADGAGTSGAARQVGVSRPTVIKWRDRFAAFGIEGLDDEPRSGRPKTVDDAEILATTLEPPPESLAVTHWSSRLLGKHLGIGDATVARAWRRYGVKPWRRETFKFSTDPELEAKVRDVIGLYLNPPEKAVVLCVDEKSQIQALNRTQPILPLRPGLPEKATHDYQRNGTATLFAALEIATGKVTDRCYERHGKAEFLDFLKTVARAYPRRKLHVVCDNYHTHKHADINAWLVKNPRVTLHFTLTSGSWLNLVEVFFSIITRQAIRRGSFNSVKELIAAISAFIEGWNQRAHPFVWTKTADEILPHTRKQTSDARH; encoded by the coding sequence ATGCCGTCATCCACATTGGTGATCAGTTCTGAAGATCGTGTGACGTTGGAGTCGTGGACGCGGTCCTCGACGGTGCCTGCCGGCCGTGTTGAGCGGGCGCGGATCGTGCTGGCGGTGGCCGACGGTGCGGGGACCTCGGGTGCGGCGCGGCAGGTGGGGGTGTCGCGGCCGACGGTGATCAAGTGGCGGGATCGGTTCGCCGCGTTCGGCATTGAGGGGCTTGATGACGAACCACGCAGCGGCCGACCCAAGACGGTCGATGACGCCGAGATCCTGGCGACCACGCTCGAGCCGCCACCGGAATCGTTGGCCGTGACCCACTGGTCGAGTCGACTGCTCGGAAAGCACCTCGGGATCGGGGATGCCACGGTGGCCCGGGCGTGGCGACGCTACGGGGTCAAACCGTGGCGGCGCGAGACGTTCAAGTTCTCCACCGACCCTGAACTGGAGGCCAAGGTCCGTGACGTGATCGGCCTGTATCTGAACCCGCCAGAAAAGGCGGTCGTGTTGTGCGTGGACGAAAAGAGCCAGATTCAGGCACTCAACCGCACCCAGCCGATTTTGCCGTTGCGTCCGGGACTGCCGGAGAAGGCGACCCACGACTATCAGCGCAACGGCACCGCCACGTTGTTCGCCGCCTTGGAAATCGCAACCGGCAAAGTGACCGACCGCTGCTACGAGCGGCACGGCAAAGCCGAGTTCCTCGATTTCCTCAAGACGGTCGCCCGGGCCTACCCGCGCCGCAAACTGCATGTGGTGTGCGACAACTACCACACCCACAAACACGCTGACATCAATGCGTGGTTGGTCAAGAATCCCCGCGTGACACTGCATTTCACCCTGACCTCAGGCTCCTGGTTGAACCTGGTCGAGGTGTTCTTCTCGATCATCACCCGCCAAGCAATCCGCCGGGGCTCGTTCAACAGCGTTAAAGAACTCATCGCTGCCATCAGCGCCTTCATCGAGGGCTGGAACCAACGCGCCCACCCATTCGTGTGGACCAAGACCGCCGACGAAATCCTGCCCCACACTCGTAAACAAACTTCAGACGCGCGACACTAG
- a CDS encoding type IV toxin-antitoxin system AbiEi family antitoxin domain-containing protein, with protein sequence MNPQLMRLFDDQRGVATSGQILGLITRYAFDQALKTGVLERIWPGIYCLGEPTEPLLLRGLDLSAGTRVAACLTTAAALHGFDTEGSTDLHVLNPPRHQLRSVDGLVVHRREGAPLTVIDVDGDVRYVTAPAWTAVEVARALRRPRALATLDAALRSGKCTRADVWRAALDQAGRRGIVAVRNLIALADPRAESPMESEARLMMLDAGLPVPELQHEVIDGMGKLRRLDFAWPECRVAVEYDGDDWHGNPDALRNDRVRAAALSDVGWLVIAIVSEDVRLRPQETVGRIDRQLGLARAA encoded by the coding sequence ATGAACCCACAGCTGATGCGTCTGTTCGACGACCAACGGGGTGTGGCCACCAGTGGTCAGATCCTCGGTCTCATCACGCGATACGCGTTCGACCAGGCATTGAAAACCGGTGTACTGGAACGGATCTGGCCGGGAATCTATTGCCTCGGTGAGCCGACCGAGCCGTTGCTGCTGCGCGGCCTGGACCTGTCGGCGGGCACGAGGGTTGCGGCCTGCCTGACGACCGCCGCAGCGTTGCACGGATTCGACACCGAGGGCTCGACGGATCTGCACGTGCTCAACCCACCGCGGCATCAACTTCGATCCGTCGACGGTCTCGTGGTTCACCGCCGTGAAGGCGCCCCGCTGACCGTCATCGACGTCGACGGGGATGTCCGATATGTCACCGCGCCGGCATGGACGGCGGTGGAGGTGGCTCGCGCGCTGCGTCGTCCGCGGGCGTTGGCGACGCTGGATGCGGCCCTGCGCAGCGGGAAGTGCACGCGCGCCGACGTGTGGCGCGCGGCGCTGGATCAGGCCGGGCGCCGCGGCATCGTGGCGGTGCGCAATCTCATCGCGCTGGCCGACCCGCGCGCGGAGTCCCCGATGGAGAGCGAGGCCCGCCTGATGATGCTCGACGCCGGCCTTCCGGTACCCGAGCTGCAGCACGAGGTGATCGACGGGATGGGCAAGCTGCGTCGTCTGGACTTCGCCTGGCCCGAGTGCCGCGTCGCCGTCGAGTACGACGGGGACGACTGGCACGGCAATCCGGATGCGTTGCGCAACGACCGGGTGCGTGCGGCGGCGCTTTCGGACGTCGGCTGGCTCGTGATCGCGATCGTGTCCGAGGACGTTCGGCTGCGTCCGCAGGAGACGGTCGGGCGTATCGATCGGCAGTTGGGTCTCGCTCGCGCCGCGTGA
- a CDS encoding NAD(P)H-quinone dehydrogenase translates to MVTRIVILGGGPAGYEAALVAAARGPEVADVTVVDCDGIGGACVLWDCVPSKSFIAATGVRTELRRAPRLGYSIDFEQAKVGLPLLNERVKALAAAQSRDIADRLRSEGITLIAGRGELIDDVPGMAHHRIKVTGHDGTVQQLTADVVLIATGASPRVLPNAEPDGERILNWRQLYDLDTLPEHLVVVGSGVTGAEFVNAYTELGVDVTVVASRDQILPHEDSDAAAVLEQVFAQRGVTLVKNARAESVTRTGDGVLVTMTDGRTVDGSHALMTVGSVPNTSGLGLERVGIELGAGGYLTVDRVSRTQVPGIYAAGDCTGLLPLASVAAMQGRIAMYHALGEAVAPIRLRTVAAAVFTRPEIAAVGVPQAKIDDGSVPARTLTLPLATNARAKMSSLTHGFVKIFCRPATGVVIGGVVVAPIASELILPIALAVQNGIPVSELAQTFSVYPSLSGSITEAARQLMQHDDLD, encoded by the coding sequence GTGGTTACCCGCATCGTGATCCTCGGCGGTGGCCCCGCCGGATATGAGGCGGCCTTGGTCGCCGCGGCCCGTGGACCGGAAGTCGCAGATGTCACCGTCGTCGACTGTGACGGCATCGGTGGCGCGTGCGTGCTGTGGGACTGCGTGCCGTCGAAGTCGTTCATCGCCGCGACGGGCGTGCGCACCGAGCTGCGGCGCGCACCCAGGCTGGGCTATTCGATCGATTTCGAGCAGGCCAAGGTCGGTCTGCCGCTGCTCAACGAGCGGGTCAAGGCGCTGGCCGCGGCGCAGTCGCGCGATATCGCCGACCGGCTGCGCAGCGAGGGCATCACCCTGATCGCGGGCCGCGGTGAGCTGATCGACGACGTGCCCGGCATGGCCCACCACCGCATCAAGGTGACCGGGCACGACGGCACCGTGCAGCAGCTCACGGCCGATGTGGTGCTGATCGCCACGGGTGCGAGCCCTCGCGTGCTTCCCAACGCCGAGCCCGACGGTGAACGCATCCTGAACTGGCGCCAGCTCTACGACCTGGACACCCTGCCCGAACACCTCGTGGTCGTCGGCTCGGGTGTCACGGGCGCGGAGTTCGTCAACGCCTACACCGAGCTCGGCGTCGACGTGACCGTCGTGGCCAGCCGCGATCAGATCCTGCCGCACGAGGATTCCGACGCGGCCGCCGTGCTGGAGCAGGTGTTCGCCCAGCGCGGCGTGACGCTGGTCAAGAACGCGCGTGCCGAGTCGGTCACCCGCACCGGCGACGGGGTCCTGGTGACGATGACCGACGGCCGCACGGTCGACGGCAGCCACGCCCTGATGACGGTCGGTTCGGTGCCCAACACCTCGGGCCTGGGCCTGGAGCGTGTCGGCATCGAACTCGGCGCGGGTGGCTACCTGACCGTGGACCGGGTCTCGCGCACCCAGGTGCCGGGTATCTACGCGGCGGGTGACTGCACGGGCCTGCTGCCGCTCGCGTCGGTCGCGGCGATGCAGGGACGCATCGCGATGTACCACGCGCTCGGGGAGGCCGTGGCGCCCATCCGGTTGCGCACGGTCGCCGCCGCGGTGTTCACGCGTCCGGAGATCGCGGCCGTGGGCGTGCCGCAGGCCAAGATCGACGACGGATCCGTGCCGGCCCGCACCCTGACGCTGCCGCTCGCGACCAACGCGCGCGCCAAGATGTCCAGCCTGACCCACGGTTTCGTGAAGATCTTCTGCCGCCCGGCCACGGGTGTGGTGATCGGCGGTGTGGTCGTGGCGCCGATCGCCTCGGAGCTGATCCTGCCGATCGCGCTGGCGGTGCAGAACGGCATCCCGGTGTCCGAACTCGCGCAGACGTTCTCGGTGTACCCGTCGCTGTCGGGCTCGATCACCGAGGCCGCGCGCCAGTTGATGCAGCACGACGACCTGGATTGA
- a CDS encoding SDR family NAD(P)-dependent oxidoreductase, with the protein MDRQRFERLFDMSDRTVIVTGGTRGIGLSLAEGFVLAGARVVVASRKPDACETAAAHLRELGGDAVGVPAHTGDVDDLGAVVERAVSEFGGVDVVVNNAANALAQPLGKMTPEAWAKSYEVNLRGPVFLVQHALPYLQKSQNAAVLNMVSVGAFNFAPALSIYASSKAALMSVTRSMAAEFAPSGIRVNALAPGPVDTDMMRKNPQEAIDAMTAGTLMKRLAHPDEMVGAALLLCSDAGSYMTGQVVIVDGGGTPR; encoded by the coding sequence GTGGATCGCCAGAGATTCGAGCGCCTCTTCGACATGTCGGATCGTACGGTCATCGTGACCGGGGGTACCCGCGGCATCGGGTTGTCACTCGCCGAAGGGTTCGTGCTCGCCGGTGCGCGCGTGGTCGTCGCGAGCCGCAAGCCCGACGCGTGTGAGACCGCGGCCGCCCATTTACGTGAGCTCGGCGGCGACGCCGTCGGGGTACCCGCGCACACCGGTGACGTCGACGATCTCGGCGCAGTGGTGGAGCGCGCGGTCTCGGAGTTCGGCGGCGTCGACGTCGTGGTCAACAATGCCGCCAACGCGCTGGCGCAGCCGCTGGGGAAGATGACGCCCGAGGCGTGGGCCAAGTCGTACGAGGTGAACCTGCGCGGCCCGGTGTTCCTGGTCCAGCACGCACTGCCGTACCTGCAGAAGAGCCAGAATGCCGCGGTGCTGAACATGGTCTCGGTCGGTGCGTTCAATTTCGCGCCCGCACTGTCGATCTATGCGTCGAGCAAGGCCGCGCTGATGTCGGTCACCCGATCCATGGCCGCCGAGTTCGCGCCGTCGGGGATCCGGGTCAACGCGCTGGCCCCCGGACCCGTGGACACCGACATGATGCGCAAGAACCCGCAGGAGGCCATCGACGCGATGACCGCGGGGACGCTGATGAAGCGTCTCGCCCATCCGGACGAGATGGTGGGCGCCGCGCTGCTGCTGTGCTCGGACGCGGGCAGTTACATGACCGGTCAGGTGGTCATCGTGGACGGCGGCGGAACTCCTCGCTGA
- a CDS encoding gamma-glutamylcyclotransferase, with translation MPLYAAYGSNMHPEQMLQRAPHSPMAGTGWLHGWRLTFGGEDIGWEGALATVVEDPLSKVFVVLYDMTKEDEEALDRWEGAELGIHKKIRCRVDRLSSDTTTDPVLAWLYVVDAWEGGLPSARYIGVMADAAEIAGAPPEYVHDLRTRPSRNIGP, from the coding sequence GTGCCGCTTTACGCCGCGTATGGGTCCAACATGCATCCGGAGCAAATGCTCCAGCGCGCTCCCCACTCGCCCATGGCGGGAACCGGGTGGCTGCACGGGTGGCGGCTGACCTTCGGCGGTGAGGACATCGGCTGGGAAGGCGCGCTGGCCACCGTCGTCGAGGACCCGCTGTCCAAGGTGTTCGTCGTGCTCTACGACATGACCAAGGAAGACGAGGAGGCCCTCGACCGCTGGGAGGGCGCCGAGTTGGGGATCCACAAGAAGATCCGCTGCCGCGTCGACCGCCTCTCGTCCGACACCACCACCGACCCGGTCCTGGCCTGGCTGTATGTCGTCGACGCGTGGGAGGGCGGCCTGCCCTCGGCCCGCTACATCGGCGTCATGGCCGACGCCGCCGAGATCGCGGGCGCACCGCCGGAGTATGTCCACGACCTGCGGACCCGCCCGTCCCGCAACATCGGCCCGTAG
- a CDS encoding Rv1733c family protein, whose amino-acid sequence MPVTSRRRWWVLRALGKNPLVRRTDRIEALAVVLAIVVSVLVIPYVISFGDEVHADQLREATVQAQTRHQVDATVVNDSQSNVEGANVRIVGIKWNVNGEEHTGALRPTGKVQPGDKVQIWVDAKGQRVPPPISPTTARAYATGSAVALWAAITVLCGLLAALTRKVLDHQRAHAWSDELHLLLDHGDGRTKWPG is encoded by the coding sequence GTGCCCGTCACCAGCCGGCGTCGATGGTGGGTGCTGCGTGCCCTCGGTAAGAATCCGCTCGTTCGACGCACCGACCGCATCGAGGCTCTCGCCGTCGTATTGGCGATCGTTGTCAGCGTCCTCGTCATCCCGTACGTGATCTCGTTCGGCGACGAGGTCCATGCCGACCAACTCCGTGAGGCGACCGTGCAGGCGCAGACGCGTCATCAGGTCGACGCCACGGTGGTCAACGACAGCCAGTCCAACGTCGAAGGGGCCAACGTCCGCATCGTCGGCATCAAGTGGAACGTCAACGGCGAGGAACACACGGGCGCCTTGCGTCCCACCGGCAAGGTCCAGCCGGGCGACAAGGTCCAGATTTGGGTCGACGCCAAGGGCCAGCGTGTTCCGCCGCCCATCTCCCCGACGACGGCGAGGGCGTACGCGACCGGATCGGCCGTCGCGCTGTGGGCAGCCATCACCGTGTTGTGTGGCCTGCTGGCCGCCCTGACCCGCAAGGTGCTCGACCACCAGCGCGCCCACGCCTGGTCAGACGAGCTTCATCTGCTGCTCGACCACGGCGACGGCCGCACGAAATGGCCCGGCTGA
- a CDS encoding pseudouridine synthase: MRRPAASPKGLPERPGHEGIGPARLKVQGGRLVDELERRFGAGWKVRAGEVFSRDGTVLDESTVLPPGSHVYLYRDLPDEVVVPFDIPVLYRDDDIVVVDKPHFLATMPRGAHVTQTALVRLRRELDLPELAPAHRLDRLTAGVLLFTVRRELRGAYQTMFARGDVQKTYLAHAEGVPKIALPATLRSRIVKHRGRLQAFEEPGEPNAETYVEAVGDGLYRLTPRTGRTHQLRVHMASIGLPITGDPFYPTVIDVAPGDFGRPLQLLAQRLMFDDPVSGARREFVSRRTLG, encoded by the coding sequence TTGAGACGCCCGGCGGCGTCCCCGAAGGGCCTGCCGGAACGTCCGGGGCACGAGGGGATCGGTCCGGCACGTCTCAAGGTCCAGGGCGGCCGGTTGGTCGACGAACTCGAGCGGCGCTTCGGCGCGGGATGGAAAGTCCGCGCGGGCGAGGTCTTCTCGCGTGACGGCACGGTTCTCGACGAATCCACGGTGCTACCACCGGGAAGCCACGTGTATCTGTACCGGGATCTGCCCGACGAGGTCGTCGTGCCGTTCGACATCCCGGTCCTGTACCGCGACGACGACATCGTCGTGGTCGACAAGCCGCACTTCCTCGCGACCATGCCGCGCGGCGCGCATGTCACGCAGACCGCGCTGGTGCGGTTGCGACGTGAACTCGATCTGCCCGAACTCGCACCGGCGCACCGCCTCGACCGGCTGACCGCGGGCGTGCTGCTGTTCACCGTGCGCCGCGAACTGCGCGGTGCATACCAGACCATGTTCGCGCGCGGCGACGTGCAGAAGACGTATCTCGCGCACGCCGAGGGCGTGCCGAAGATCGCGTTGCCCGCGACGCTGCGCAGCCGGATCGTCAAGCACCGTGGACGATTGCAGGCTTTCGAGGAGCCGGGGGAGCCCAATGCCGAGACGTATGTCGAGGCCGTGGGCGACGGGCTCTACCGGTTGACCCCGCGCACCGGACGCACGCATCAACTGCGGGTGCACATGGCGTCCATCGGCCTGCCGATCACCGGTGATCCGTTCTATCCCACCGTGATCGACGTGGCACCCGGCGACTTCGGCCGCCCGTTGCAGCTGCTGGCCCAGCGGTTGATGTTCGACGATCCGGTCAGCGGTGCGCGCCGCGAGTTCGTGAGCCGCCGCACCCTCGGGTGA
- a CDS encoding glycerol-3-phosphate dehydrogenase/oxidase, with protein MTVPKPAPGDGQTFLGPQQRAQAWEQLGNQQFDVVVIGGGVVGAGAALDAATRGLKVALVEARDFASGTSSRSSKMFHGGLRYLEQLEFGLVREALHERELSLTTLAPHLVKPLPFLFPLTNRWWERPYVAAGIFLYDQLGGAKSVPAQKHLTKAGALRLAPGLKRSSLIGGIRYYDTVVDDARHTMTVARTAAHYGAVVRSSTQVVALLREGDRVTGVRVRDSEDGSVTEVNGHVVVNATGVWTDEIQALSKQRGRFRVRASKGVHIVVPRDRIVSEVAIILRTEKSVLFVIPWGTHWIIGTTDTDWNLDLAHPAATKADIDYILGHVNTVLATPLTHDDIDGVYAGLRPLLAGESEETSKLSREHAVAVPAPGLVAIAGGKYTTYRVMAADAIDAAAEFVPTRVAPSITEKVPLMGADGYFALINQTEHVGRQYGLHPYRVRHLLDRYGSLIGEVLALADGKPELLEPITEAPVYLKVEAAYAAAAESALHLEDILARRMRISIEYPHRGVECAREVAEVVAPILGWSGEDVDREVATYAARVDAEVRSQQQPDDESADALRQAAPEARAEILEPVPLN; from the coding sequence GTGACTGTCCCGAAACCGGCTCCGGGCGACGGGCAAACCTTCCTGGGGCCACAGCAACGGGCGCAAGCCTGGGAGCAACTCGGCAATCAACAATTTGACGTCGTCGTCATCGGAGGCGGTGTGGTCGGCGCGGGCGCCGCCCTGGATGCCGCGACGCGCGGCTTGAAGGTCGCGCTGGTCGAGGCGCGTGATTTCGCCTCCGGTACCTCCAGCCGCAGCAGCAAGATGTTCCACGGCGGCCTGCGCTATCTCGAACAGTTGGAGTTCGGGCTGGTCCGTGAGGCGCTGCACGAACGTGAACTGTCGCTGACGACGCTGGCCCCACATCTGGTGAAGCCCTTGCCTTTCCTGTTCCCGCTCACCAACCGGTGGTGGGAGCGGCCCTACGTGGCGGCGGGCATCTTCCTCTACGACCAGCTCGGCGGCGCGAAATCGGTTCCGGCGCAGAAGCATCTGACCAAGGCCGGTGCGTTGCGCCTGGCGCCCGGACTCAAGCGCAGCTCGCTGATCGGCGGAATCCGTTACTACGACACCGTTGTCGACGACGCCAGGCACACCATGACCGTCGCGCGCACCGCGGCCCACTACGGTGCGGTGGTGCGCAGTTCGACGCAGGTGGTCGCGCTGCTGCGCGAGGGTGACCGGGTGACCGGCGTGCGGGTGCGTGACTCCGAGGACGGCTCGGTCACCGAGGTCAACGGCCACGTCGTGGTCAACGCGACGGGCGTGTGGACCGACGAGATCCAGGCGTTGTCCAAGCAGCGCGGCCGCTTCCGGGTGCGGGCCTCCAAGGGCGTGCACATCGTGGTGCCGCGCGACCGTATCGTCAGCGAGGTCGCGATCATCCTGCGCACCGAGAAGTCGGTGCTGTTCGTGATCCCGTGGGGCACGCACTGGATCATCGGCACCACCGACACCGACTGGAATCTCGATCTCGCGCACCCGGCCGCGACGAAGGCCGACATCGACTACATCCTGGGCCACGTCAACACCGTGCTGGCGACACCGCTGACCCACGACGACATCGACGGCGTCTACGCGGGACTGCGGCCACTGCTGGCCGGTGAGAGCGAGGAAACCTCCAAACTGTCACGCGAACACGCCGTCGCGGTGCCCGCGCCCGGCCTGGTCGCGATCGCGGGCGGGAAATACACCACCTACCGCGTGATGGCCGCCGACGCGATCGACGCGGCCGCGGAGTTCGTGCCGACGCGCGTGGCACCGTCGATCACCGAGAAGGTTCCGCTGATGGGCGCCGACGGGTACTTCGCGCTGATCAACCAGACCGAGCATGTGGGACGGCAGTACGGCCTGCACCCGTACCGGGTGCGGCACCTGCTGGACCGTTACGGCTCGCTGATCGGCGAGGTGCTCGCGCTCGCCGACGGCAAACCTGAACTGCTCGAGCCGATCACCGAGGCGCCGGTGTACCTCAAGGTCGAGGCGGCCTATGCCGCGGCGGCCGAGTCGGCGCTGCACCTCGAGGACATCCTGGCCCGGCGCATGCGCATCTCGATCGAGTACCCGCACCGCGGCGTCGAGTGCGCGCGCGAGGTTGCCGAAGTGGTTGCCCCGATCCTGGGATGGAGCGGCGAGGACGTCGACCGCGAGGTCGCCACCTACGCCGCCCGGGTGGACGCCGAGGTGCGCTCGCAGCAGCAACCCGACGACGAATCCGCCGATGCGCTGCGGCAGGCCGCGCCCGAGGCCCGCGCCGAGATCCTCGAACCGGTACCGCTCAATTGA
- a CDS encoding Rv0361 family membrane protein → MPPQNSGKGGRGLLIGGGVLVVALLAVGVLFFVGGIGTSSDARAIEQIFADMAKTDGSLAATKQFFCAADQKRMQPVDTSILIDLGIEVPEASVDTSARGEISDINVDGDKATAKVTADGKTELNRPGFVGGS, encoded by the coding sequence ATGCCGCCGCAAAACTCCGGCAAGGGGGGCCGCGGTCTTCTCATCGGGGGCGGCGTCCTCGTCGTGGCGCTTCTTGCCGTGGGCGTCCTGTTCTTCGTGGGTGGGATCGGCACGTCCAGCGACGCCCGGGCGATCGAACAAATCTTCGCCGACATGGCCAAGACGGACGGCTCGCTCGCCGCGACCAAGCAGTTCTTCTGCGCGGCTGATCAAAAGCGCATGCAACCGGTCGACACCAGCATCCTCATTGACCTCGGTATCGAGGTGCCCGAGGCCAGCGTCGACACCTCCGCGCGCGGCGAAATCTCCGACATCAACGTCGACGGTGACAAAGCCACCGCCAAAGTGACCGCGGACGGCAAGACTGAATTGAATCGCCCTGGGTTTGTTGGAGGCTCTTGA